From Pseudomonas poae, the proteins below share one genomic window:
- a CDS encoding DUF58 domain-containing protein, translated as MNADGLVYVSLGQLMALQFQARGLSFVARQPQGSILAGNHASRLRGRGLSFDELRRYQPGDDLRHLDWRASLRTGKPVIRTFTEERDRPALIVVDQRMSMFFGSVRSFKSAIAAELGALAAWMVFNAGDRVGGVVFNDQRIDRVAPLRSRKRVETLCSRIVEQNTALNATQPDREAHGQLDKVLQHCLALAGHDHLICIVSDFAGAAERTLQLMRQLSAHNDVIALQVYDPLALNVPDSGQLMITQGQLQVELAVHKRQVRQPLGDFLGGRLKDVASLLRRSQVPLLMISTALPAIDQLRDELGRRTGTRR; from the coding sequence ATGAACGCCGATGGCCTGGTTTACGTGTCTTTGGGGCAGTTGATGGCCCTGCAGTTCCAGGCCCGCGGCCTGAGCTTTGTGGCGCGCCAGCCCCAGGGCAGCATTCTCGCCGGCAACCATGCCTCACGGTTGCGCGGGCGCGGCCTGAGCTTCGACGAACTGCGCCGCTACCAACCCGGCGATGACCTGCGCCATCTCGACTGGCGCGCCTCCCTGCGCACTGGCAAACCGGTGATCCGCACCTTTACCGAAGAACGCGACCGCCCGGCGTTGATCGTGGTCGACCAGCGCATGTCGATGTTTTTTGGCTCGGTGCGCAGCTTCAAATCCGCCATCGCCGCCGAGTTGGGCGCGCTGGCGGCATGGATGGTGTTCAACGCCGGTGACCGGGTCGGCGGCGTGGTGTTCAACGATCAACGCATCGACCGCGTGGCACCGCTGCGCAGCCGCAAGCGTGTGGAAACCTTGTGCAGCCGGATCGTCGAACAGAACACCGCGTTGAACGCCACCCAGCCGGATCGTGAAGCGCACGGCCAACTCGACAAGGTGCTGCAACACTGCCTGGCGCTGGCCGGCCATGACCATCTGATCTGCATCGTCAGTGACTTCGCCGGGGCCGCTGAGCGCACCCTGCAATTGATGCGGCAACTGTCGGCCCACAACGATGTGATCGCCCTGCAAGTCTACGATCCGCTGGCGTTGAACGTGCCGGACAGCGGGCAGCTGATGATCACTCAGGGTCAATTACAGGTGGAGCTTGCGGTACACAAACGCCAGGTGCGCCAGCCGTTGGGCGATTTTCTCGGCGGCCGGCTCAAAGACGTCGCCAGCCTGCTGCGGCGCAGTCAGGTGCCGTTGCTGATGATCAGCACCGCGCTGCCCGCCATCGACCAACTGCGCGATGAACTGGGCCGGCGCACGGGAACGCGGCGATGA
- a CDS encoding VWA domain-containing protein gives MWQLDYPWLLLLLPLPWLAYRYLPHYREARSAVRVPFFTGLSRAVGQTPAASGLRTNRLQLQLNLLVWALLVLAIARPVWIEKPIERQQPVRDLMLAIDISQSMETEDFSDVNGQKINRLAAVKQVVHGFIQRRTDDRIGLILFGSGAYPQAPLTLDHASLSLLLDDGGIGMAGPNTAIGDAIGLSLKLLDQAHEPEKVLILLTDGNDTSSAIPPDHAASMAASKGVVIHTIGIGDPDASGEAKVNLSALQQIAEATGGRYFRAENRNTLDQVYATLDQITPHQVKTLSHRPRRDLFWMPLAASISGLALYHLIAAFWPHLRLRPREVRDGSQPQ, from the coding sequence ATGTGGCAGCTTGATTACCCCTGGCTGTTGCTCCTGCTGCCGCTGCCATGGCTGGCCTACCGTTACCTGCCGCACTACCGCGAAGCCCGCAGCGCCGTGCGCGTGCCGTTTTTTACCGGCCTTAGCCGGGCGGTCGGCCAGACGCCGGCTGCCAGCGGCCTGCGCACCAACCGCTTGCAACTGCAGCTCAACCTGCTGGTCTGGGCCTTGCTGGTGCTGGCCATCGCTCGCCCGGTGTGGATCGAAAAACCCATCGAACGCCAACAGCCGGTGCGTGACTTGATGCTGGCCATCGACATCTCGCAGTCCATGGAGACCGAGGACTTCAGCGACGTCAACGGCCAGAAGATCAACCGCCTGGCAGCGGTCAAACAGGTGGTGCACGGCTTTATCCAGCGCCGCACTGATGACCGCATCGGCCTGATCCTGTTTGGCAGCGGCGCCTACCCCCAGGCGCCGCTGACCCTGGACCACGCCAGCCTGTCGCTGCTGCTGGACGACGGCGGCATCGGCATGGCCGGGCCCAACACCGCGATTGGCGATGCCATCGGCCTGAGCCTGAAACTGCTGGACCAGGCCCATGAGCCAGAGAAAGTGCTGATCCTGCTCACCGACGGCAACGACACCAGCAGCGCGATCCCGCCCGACCATGCGGCGTCGATGGCGGCCTCCAAGGGCGTGGTGATTCATACCATCGGCATTGGCGACCCGGATGCCTCGGGTGAAGCCAAGGTCAACCTCAGCGCCCTGCAACAGATTGCCGAAGCCACCGGCGGGCGGTATTTCCGTGCGGAAAACCGCAACACCCTGGACCAGGTCTACGCCACCCTCGACCAGATCACCCCACACCAGGTGAAGACCCTGAGCCACCGGCCCAGGCGTGACCTGTTCTGGATGCCCCTGGCGGCATCCATCAGCGGGTTGGCGCTGTATCACCTGATCGCCGCGTTCTGGCCGCACCTGAGACTGCGCCCTCGGGAGGTCCGCGATGGAAGTCAACCTCAGTGA
- a CDS encoding DUF4381 domain-containing protein: MNAHVPSIEQLKELGLPAPVNYWPQTWGWWALLGLVAVALLALGVRAWLRWRRNAYRREALARLDVLEDLRELPELLKRVALSMPLAPEEHQRVPTLSGDDWQAFLLRHASAPLPEDFSRQLANLAYGSANVPNAQREQLLAQSKAWVEHHHVAA; this comes from the coding sequence ATGAACGCCCACGTGCCGAGCATCGAACAACTCAAGGAGCTGGGGTTGCCCGCGCCGGTCAACTATTGGCCGCAGACCTGGGGCTGGTGGGCGCTGCTCGGTTTAGTCGCTGTCGCCTTGCTGGCGCTGGGCGTTCGCGCCTGGCTGCGCTGGCGGCGCAATGCCTATCGCCGCGAAGCCTTGGCGCGGCTTGATGTACTCGAAGACCTGCGCGAATTACCCGAATTGCTTAAGCGTGTGGCCCTGTCGATGCCGCTTGCGCCTGAAGAGCACCAGCGCGTGCCGACCCTGAGCGGCGACGACTGGCAAGCGTTTCTGCTGCGCCATGCCAGTGCGCCGCTGCCGGAGGATTTCAGCCGGCAACTGGCGAACCTTGCGTATGGATCAGCGAACGTTCCCAACGCCCAACGTGAACAGCTATTGGCGCAGAGCAAAGCCTGGGTGGAGCATCACCATGTGGCAGCTTGA